From one Tsukamurella tyrosinosolvens genomic stretch:
- the mycP gene encoding type VII secretion-associated serine protease mycosin produces MGRRIRAATAAAVFAIAVPVVPAGPASADPPLDGAPRGPVAPLAPTVQRSQCNTLRTQPGTDYTRPDHAARALRFDQAWRFTRGEGQRVAVIDTGVTPHPRLGEVIAGGDYVSSGDGRDDCDAHGTAVAGIIAGRPAPGDAFTGVAPAATIIAIRQASAAFEAQQRGVNSHGNVTTMAYAVVRAVDLGATVINISEVACAGSASALGDDALGRAVRYAADRNVVVVAAAGNVSSGSACAEQNADPAAPKTFASPARFADQVLAVGATEPDGRAAEFSLAGPWVTVAAPGTDVTTLEPRGAGLANAQLTREGTTPLAGTSYAAPYVAGVAALVRARFPQLTAAQVRGRILATARRSAGMGGAGIVDPVAAVSAVVAGEAPAPGRLDVSAAPAPDTRPRTYALAGVALLAVAAVAACLARR; encoded by the coding sequence ATGGGCCGGCGGATCCGCGCCGCCACCGCGGCAGCGGTGTTCGCGATCGCGGTGCCCGTGGTCCCGGCGGGGCCGGCGTCCGCCGATCCGCCGCTCGACGGCGCACCGCGCGGCCCTGTCGCCCCGCTCGCGCCCACGGTCCAGCGTTCGCAGTGCAACACCCTGCGCACCCAGCCCGGAACCGACTACACCCGACCGGATCACGCCGCCCGGGCCCTGCGCTTCGACCAGGCCTGGCGGTTCACCCGCGGCGAGGGCCAGAGGGTCGCCGTGATCGACACCGGCGTCACGCCGCATCCGCGGCTGGGCGAGGTGATCGCGGGCGGCGACTACGTCTCGTCGGGCGACGGCCGCGACGACTGCGACGCCCACGGCACGGCCGTCGCCGGGATCATCGCCGGCCGGCCCGCCCCGGGCGACGCCTTCACCGGGGTCGCCCCCGCCGCGACGATCATCGCGATCCGCCAGGCCAGCGCGGCCTTCGAGGCGCAGCAGCGCGGCGTCAACAGCCACGGCAACGTGACGACGATGGCGTACGCCGTGGTGCGGGCGGTCGACCTGGGCGCCACCGTCATCAACATCTCCGAGGTCGCCTGCGCGGGCTCGGCGTCCGCCCTCGGCGACGATGCGCTCGGCCGCGCGGTCCGGTACGCCGCGGACCGGAACGTCGTGGTGGTCGCCGCCGCCGGGAACGTCTCGTCCGGCAGCGCGTGCGCCGAGCAGAACGCCGACCCCGCCGCCCCCAAGACTTTCGCCTCGCCCGCGCGGTTCGCCGACCAGGTGCTCGCCGTGGGCGCGACCGAACCCGACGGGCGGGCCGCCGAGTTCTCGCTGGCCGGTCCGTGGGTCACGGTCGCCGCGCCGGGCACCGACGTGACGACGCTCGAACCGCGGGGCGCGGGGCTCGCCAACGCCCAGCTGACGCGGGAGGGCACGACGCCGCTCGCCGGGACCAGCTACGCCGCGCCGTACGTGGCCGGGGTGGCCGCCCTGGTGCGGGCGCGGTTCCCGCAGCTCACCGCGGCGCAGGTGCGCGGCCGCATCCTGGCGACCGCGCGGCGGTCCGCGGGGATGGGCGGGGCCGGGATCGTCGATCCCGTCGCCGCGGTGTCGGCGGTAGTGGCAGGCGAGGCACCCGCGCCCGGCCGGCTGGACGTGTCCGCCGCGCCCGCGCCGGACACCCGGCCGCGCACGTACGCCCTCGCCGGGGTCGCGCTCCTCGCCGTCGCCGCGGTCGCGGCGTGCCTGGCCCGCCGCTGA
- the eccB gene encoding type VII secretion protein EccB, whose product MRKQLTTRAQVSGYRFILRRMDHALLRRDPRMISDPMASQSRSLIVGLVLALVITGGCGVLALLRPQGAVGDAKIVLAKESGALYVRVDDVLHPVTGLASARLVVGEAAQPSSVKDKRLSDFRRGPEVGIVGAPAQILGPVSAWTEGASPWLLCDRTRPAPSDKPTARDALDTMVSSVDDGAADDGAVLVRRDDDHFLLFRGVRAPVDPSDPVVRRLAGIDGASARAVSAPLLNAFDPIDAVAVPQIPGRGQPSSAVGGARVGDVVRVADTDRDRLYVVLADGVQPVGAWAADLIRAGDPAGTAIGTVSASAVAAAPTRRTVPVGDLPDRRPALRTVRDAPVVCAAASTDGAGGGAVELRTFRTPPGPGAPVALAGADGAGDALDFASVPSGSGEYVVAAEPGGERRDGLFYISDSGVRYGIPNAATAQILGLQHKPRPVAWSVLAAIPAGPDLTRAAASVTRDGTPVTVDR is encoded by the coding sequence ATGCGGAAGCAGTTGACCACGCGCGCGCAGGTCAGCGGGTATCGGTTCATCCTGCGACGGATGGATCATGCACTGCTGCGCCGGGACCCGCGCATGATCTCGGACCCGATGGCGTCGCAGTCGCGGTCGCTCATCGTCGGGCTGGTGCTCGCGCTCGTCATCACCGGAGGCTGCGGCGTGCTGGCACTGCTGCGCCCGCAGGGCGCGGTGGGTGACGCCAAGATCGTGCTGGCCAAGGAATCCGGCGCCCTCTACGTCCGCGTCGACGACGTGCTCCATCCGGTCACGGGCCTGGCCTCGGCTCGCCTGGTGGTGGGGGAGGCCGCGCAGCCCTCCTCGGTGAAGGACAAGCGGCTCAGCGACTTCCGCCGTGGCCCCGAGGTGGGCATCGTCGGCGCACCCGCGCAGATCCTCGGCCCCGTCTCGGCGTGGACCGAGGGCGCCTCACCGTGGCTCCTGTGCGACCGGACTCGGCCGGCACCGTCGGACAAGCCCACCGCGCGGGACGCGCTCGACACCATGGTCTCGTCGGTCGACGACGGCGCCGCGGACGACGGCGCGGTCCTGGTCCGCCGCGACGACGACCACTTCCTCCTGTTCCGCGGTGTGCGCGCGCCGGTGGACCCGTCGGATCCGGTGGTGCGCAGGCTCGCCGGGATCGACGGCGCGTCCGCCCGGGCGGTCAGCGCGCCCCTGCTCAACGCCTTCGATCCGATCGACGCCGTCGCGGTCCCGCAGATCCCGGGGCGCGGTCAGCCGTCGAGCGCCGTGGGCGGCGCCCGCGTGGGCGACGTCGTGCGCGTCGCCGACACCGACCGCGACCGGCTGTACGTCGTTCTCGCGGACGGCGTCCAGCCCGTCGGTGCTTGGGCGGCCGACCTCATCCGGGCCGGCGACCCCGCGGGCACCGCGATCGGCACGGTGTCGGCCTCCGCGGTCGCCGCGGCACCGACTCGGCGCACCGTGCCCGTCGGCGACCTGCCCGACCGGCGCCCAGCACTGCGGACGGTGCGCGACGCGCCGGTGGTCTGCGCGGCCGCGTCCACCGACGGCGCGGGCGGCGGCGCCGTCGAACTGCGGACCTTCCGCACACCGCCCGGCCCGGGCGCGCCCGTCGCGCTGGCGGGTGCCGACGGTGCCGGGGACGCCCTCGACTTCGCGTCCGTCCCGTCCGGCTCGGGTGAGTACGTGGTGGCGGCCGAGCCCGGCGGCGAGCGCCGGGACGGACTCTTCTACATCTCGGACTCCGGTGTGCGGTACGGCATCCCGAACGCGGCGACCGCACAGATCCTGGGGCTGCAGCACAAGCCGCGCCCGGTGGCGTGGTCGGTGCTCGCGGCGATCCCGGCGGGGCCGGACCTCACCCGCGCCGCCGCCTCCGTGACGCGCGACGGGACGCCGGTCACCGTCGACCGGTGA
- a CDS encoding type VII secretion protein EccE, which produces MEQATGSTGLVAPGRWHRGTWPAGGAVLIAEAAAAAAGLGTAALGGPHWAAATAALAVGAGALTRVRGTSGAEYAADRLRLRASGGAVVETAPYPGGGEIGVRRADRVLTTLVRLAPPAPQLVAMLRHEDPAVPVRLLADLLRHADTPAARIDLLLAGGRLPGEPPAPRMRYQQLLGPLHRWATTDVLVAVTIDPADCAAACARRGGGPSGELRVAALAARRTVDVLRAQGITALPLRPAEVAGIDPHPPAGSVPCDPEALTRGDLGAMFSGDAPGRAAISVRPGEAGGIRIGAWRTAVGTDEAGRRGDHEATGPAAALAALHVPLGGSGQILGSDATGGPVAARLHGRGVRTVWAAVADDPARQLVERAVATGARVLIVTGRPAMWQPLVNWVGSPRHLWISGWRYPQELAELAPADYTVTVLDGTAAGLTPGSVEPAGTVWRIEQAGISPVTEADVVLSQPLPGMLTVRTDGGAATLRLVA; this is translated from the coding sequence ATGGAACAGGCAACGGGATCGACCGGACTCGTCGCGCCCGGGCGCTGGCACCGCGGGACGTGGCCCGCCGGCGGGGCGGTACTCATCGCCGAGGCCGCCGCGGCCGCCGCAGGGCTCGGCACCGCCGCGCTCGGCGGTCCGCACTGGGCGGCCGCCACCGCGGCGCTGGCCGTGGGCGCGGGGGCGCTCACCCGCGTGCGCGGCACCTCCGGCGCGGAGTACGCGGCCGATCGACTCCGCCTGCGCGCCTCCGGCGGGGCCGTCGTCGAGACGGCTCCGTACCCGGGCGGCGGCGAGATCGGGGTCCGCCGCGCCGACCGGGTGCTCACCACCCTGGTGCGGCTCGCACCACCGGCCCCGCAGCTGGTGGCGATGCTGCGGCACGAGGACCCCGCGGTCCCCGTACGGCTGCTCGCGGACCTGCTCCGGCACGCCGACACCCCGGCCGCCCGGATCGACCTGCTGCTCGCGGGCGGGCGGCTCCCGGGCGAGCCGCCCGCGCCGCGGATGCGCTACCAGCAGCTCCTCGGCCCTCTGCACCGCTGGGCCACGACGGACGTGCTGGTCGCGGTGACCATCGACCCCGCCGACTGCGCGGCCGCGTGCGCGCGACGCGGGGGCGGACCGTCGGGCGAACTCCGGGTCGCGGCGCTCGCGGCCCGGCGGACCGTCGACGTGCTGCGCGCACAGGGCATCACGGCGCTGCCGCTGCGTCCGGCGGAGGTCGCCGGCATCGATCCCCACCCGCCCGCGGGGTCCGTCCCCTGCGATCCCGAGGCGCTCACGCGGGGCGACCTCGGCGCGATGTTCTCCGGTGACGCGCCGGGGCGGGCCGCGATCTCGGTCCGCCCGGGCGAGGCCGGCGGGATCCGCATCGGGGCCTGGCGCACGGCCGTCGGCACGGACGAGGCGGGACGCCGCGGCGACCACGAGGCGACCGGACCCGCCGCGGCGCTCGCCGCGCTCCACGTCCCGCTCGGCGGCAGCGGGCAGATCCTCGGCTCGGACGCGACCGGCGGGCCGGTCGCGGCGCGACTGCACGGCCGCGGCGTCCGCACGGTGTGGGCCGCGGTCGCCGACGACCCGGCGCGCCAGCTCGTGGAGCGGGCCGTCGCCACGGGGGCGCGGGTGCTCATCGTGACGGGCCGGCCGGCGATGTGGCAGCCGCTCGTGAACTGGGTGGGATCGCCCCGCCACCTGTGGATCTCCGGGTGGCGTTACCCGCAGGAGCTCGCGGAGCTCGCGCCCGCCGACTACACGGTGACCGTGCTCGACGGCACCGCCGCGGGACTGACGCCGGGATCCGTCGAGCCCGCGGGAACGGTGTGGCGGATCGAGCAGGCGGGGATCTCCCCGGTGACCGAGGCGGACGTGGTGCTCAGCCAGCCGCTGCCGGGCATGCTCACCGTGCGCACCGACGGGGGCGCGGCGACACTGCGGCTCGTCGCCTAG
- a CDS encoding WXG100 family type VII secretion target translates to MSDMIRYDYATIRGALDDIAQRTTVLMQQADAIRTEQNKFAGAWEDPDSATAYQAVQTRWNTSFEDINDLLGRVKTAAENAVVSMQQTNSKAAAGWA, encoded by the coding sequence ATGAGCGACATGATCCGCTACGACTACGCCACCATCCGCGGCGCGCTGGACGACATCGCGCAGCGCACCACGGTGCTGATGCAGCAGGCCGACGCGATCCGCACCGAGCAGAACAAGTTCGCGGGGGCGTGGGAGGATCCGGATTCCGCGACCGCGTACCAGGCGGTGCAGACCCGGTGGAACACCAGCTTCGAGGACATCAACGACCTGCTCGGGCGCGTCAAGACCGCGGCCGAGAACGCGGTGGTGTCGATGCAGCAGACCAACTCCAAGGCCGCGGCGGGCTGGGCGTAG
- a CDS encoding WXG100 family type VII secretion target, whose amino-acid sequence MAGTKAELAAMKTGADTLDDLGAQMKTTLSQLRSDVEATQGVWAGAAQVAFLGVMARWDESAAKVNTALVDISTMLSGNTTSYRSQEDQNTSDITALSL is encoded by the coding sequence ATGGCAGGGACCAAGGCCGAACTCGCGGCGATGAAGACCGGCGCGGACACGCTGGACGATCTGGGGGCGCAGATGAAGACGACCCTCAGCCAGCTGCGCAGCGACGTGGAGGCGACGCAGGGGGTGTGGGCCGGCGCGGCGCAGGTCGCCTTCCTCGGCGTGATGGCGCGGTGGGACGAGAGCGCGGCGAAGGTGAACACCGCGCTCGTCGACATCAGCACCATGCTCTCGGGCAACACCACGAGCTACCGCTCGCAGGAGGACCAGAACACCTCCGACATCACGGCGCTGAGCCTGTAG
- a CDS encoding ESX secretion-associated protein EspG, with protein MTAHAVASLSARFGTEVPPVLWTPPDPRRTVAPGPAARDEPELDADEASALDVLAAPQVRIEARATGELDTRLCLARSGHLTARVVRAAGTATVDLPHCDGSADRMAALVAPVLGSAPPADPAVAASFPAEAGRAALRAGDAGEIGAALRAIGVDADAARLIGRVFARSQRSVECTLYAGGNRCATVVAVIDSPAGRVVVRTANEPGAGEWISVAEGSPHRIGRALRRACEELPGGGWTP; from the coding sequence GTGACCGCGCACGCGGTGGCGTCGCTCAGCGCGCGGTTCGGCACCGAGGTGCCGCCGGTGCTGTGGACGCCGCCCGACCCGCGGCGCACCGTCGCGCCCGGCCCGGCCGCGCGGGACGAGCCGGAGCTCGACGCCGACGAGGCCTCCGCCCTGGACGTCCTCGCCGCGCCGCAGGTGCGGATCGAGGCCCGCGCGACGGGGGAGCTGGACACCCGGCTGTGCCTGGCCCGGTCGGGGCACCTCACGGCGCGGGTCGTGCGCGCCGCGGGCACCGCGACCGTCGACCTGCCGCACTGCGACGGCTCCGCCGACCGGATGGCCGCGCTCGTCGCGCCCGTGCTGGGGTCGGCGCCGCCCGCGGATCCCGCTGTTGCCGCGTCCTTCCCGGCCGAGGCGGGGCGGGCTGCGCTGCGGGCGGGCGATGCGGGCGAGATCGGTGCGGCGCTGCGCGCGATCGGGGTGGATGCCGACGCGGCGCGGCTGATCGGGCGGGTCTTCGCCCGCTCGCAGCGCAGCGTCGAGTGCACGCTGTACGCGGGCGGGAACCGCTGCGCGACGGTGGTCGCGGTGATCGACTCGCCCGCCGGGCGGGTCGTGGTGCGGACGGCGAACGAGCCGGGCGCGGGGGAGTGGATCTCCGTCGCCGAGGGCAGCCCGCATCGCATCGGCAGGGCGCTGCGGCGCGCCTGCGAGGAGCTTCCGGGGGGCGGCTGGACGCCGTGA
- a CDS encoding PPE domain-containing protein: MLRDPGFTGVDWASRPTERLAGDLLGGAGAQPLTTAAQETARLASAYGAAAVQLDRLVVRLDGAVDLGREESDVRRTGPLPEYARWLARHAADLAEYAAKLAGQAAAYETAARAMPSVADAARIRTDRENAQAAAAAGGAEPAVAALVGAAADSERAEQQAHGTAAAVMTGFERAAEPLRAPWEFAAPPTLPGTRTRTPKDKGAGGGSGTGRGGVGGVGVPAAPLGAFPVGAVQRDQAGGGKPAPTAANTSSPGGRGVPMMPAGMLGAAGAAAAKHAAQPAGAIPTAADDDADAFVVHAAPAVLGAHGESLAEEP; the protein is encoded by the coding sequence GTGCTCCGCGATCCGGGTTTCACCGGCGTCGACTGGGCGTCCCGCCCCACCGAGCGGCTCGCGGGCGATCTCCTGGGCGGGGCGGGCGCACAGCCGCTCACCACCGCGGCCCAGGAGACCGCGCGGCTCGCCTCGGCGTACGGGGCGGCGGCGGTCCAGCTCGACCGCCTCGTGGTCCGGCTCGACGGCGCGGTGGACCTGGGTCGCGAGGAGTCCGACGTGCGGCGCACCGGCCCGCTGCCGGAGTACGCGCGGTGGCTCGCCCGGCACGCGGCGGATCTCGCGGAGTACGCGGCCAAGCTCGCCGGGCAGGCGGCTGCGTACGAGACGGCGGCCCGCGCGATGCCGTCGGTGGCCGATGCCGCCCGGATCCGCACGGATCGCGAGAACGCCCAGGCCGCCGCGGCGGCGGGCGGCGCGGAGCCCGCGGTGGCCGCCCTGGTCGGCGCCGCAGCGGATTCCGAGCGCGCCGAGCAGCAGGCGCACGGCACCGCCGCCGCGGTGATGACCGGCTTCGAGCGGGCGGCCGAACCGCTGCGTGCGCCGTGGGAGTTCGCCGCGCCGCCCACGCTGCCGGGCACGCGGACCAGGACCCCGAAGGACAAGGGCGCCGGTGGCGGCTCCGGGACCGGCCGTGGTGGCGTCGGCGGGGTCGGCGTTCCGGCGGCGCCCCTCGGAGCGTTCCCGGTGGGCGCGGTGCAACGCGACCAGGCCGGCGGCGGCAAGCCCGCCCCGACGGCGGCGAACACGTCCTCGCCCGGTGGCCGCGGCGTCCCGATGATGCCCGCCGGCATGCTCGGCGCGGCGGGCGCCGCCGCGGCGAAGCACGCCGCGCAGCCCGCGGGAGCGATACCGACCGCGGCCGACGACGACGCCGACGCGTTCGTGGTCCACGCCGCTCCGGCGGTGCTCGGCGCCCACGGCGAGTCGCTGGCGGAGGAGCCGTGA
- a CDS encoding PE domain-containing protein, producing MDPQEAREIARGIDRIVEDLRGAQKRFEAHAAPAATGKDEVSVTVARTAQRMGENQLRAAETAVADLRRLGEAVSGHVTAVQRGDSELGATLGLVV from the coding sequence ATGGATCCGCAGGAGGCGCGGGAGATCGCCCGCGGCATCGACCGGATCGTCGAGGACCTGCGCGGCGCGCAGAAGAGGTTCGAGGCGCACGCCGCGCCGGCCGCCACCGGCAAGGACGAGGTCTCGGTGACCGTGGCCCGCACGGCGCAGCGCATGGGGGAGAACCAACTCCGCGCCGCGGAGACCGCGGTCGCCGATCTGCGACGCCTCGGCGAGGCGGTGTCGGGTCACGTCACCGCTGTCCAGCGCGGTGACTCGGAACTCGGCGCCACCCTCGGACTGGTGGTCTGA